The genomic segment CATGGGTGGGTACCTTTGATTTCTACTTCTACATACTCAAATTCTTGTTCTTCGACGGTAGAGGGAGAACAtttgttgatttctctgtaGTAATCTTCTTTGAAACGATTAATAACTATACCACACACATCGTCATTGATCAGCATAGCAGATGTAGTGTTACTTCTCTCTGCAGAATGAATTTTTCCTTTGCCCCTTTTCGAGTTCATGCCAGCCTATATGGATCCTAAAAGAAGAGTACAAGATCAATCTGTTAGGTATCCAAAGCTCCCCAACTGATTCTTTCAATATTAGGTAGcttattttcattttatcctAACATTTATGGTGATGTCAAAAGATCAATAAGCTTTCTGAGAACAAGGTGTTGATTTGTTGATATCAGAAATCCTAGGAGAAGTATTATCATCGGCGCAACATTTTCTTCAATTAGAAATCATTTTATGCCATGTGATGACTAAATTGTTTAATCCCATAGTAGTATGTGAAGGAGTACTTCCTGTAGGAATGAAAATATCTTTTTACGGGTACATTCTTGTTTCTCTGCAGGCCAAACCATTATTCAAGGACCGCAAAAAATTCCATCAAATGGCTGATCCAGCACTCGAAGGTCAATATCCCGTTAGAGGCTTATACCAGGCTCTTGCAATCGCTGCGATGTGCGTCCAAGAACAGCCTAATATGCGTCCTCTCATAGCTGATATTGTTATAGCATTGAACTACCTTGCTTCCCAGATATACGATCCCAACATCCATCCAATCCAAACTCCCGGAAAGATCCCTGCTTCGCGCAGAGTCAAGAAAGAAGAGGAACGTAGACACCCCCGCTTACTAAGTTGAATGTTTTTCGCTCCTCAAATGTAAATGAAAGTTTAGGTAAAAAAGAAAGAGAGATAAAACAATAGATAGAGCCTTTCTCATGTGGAAGATCTTTAAGCTATTGATACCTTTTTAGTGCTGCTGAAAAATGCTTGAAGGAACTTGTTTCGTGTGGGATGTCAGTTGCGTGAGGTTTTTTGTATTGCACCCATATTATTGGGACCGCCTAGTGCTACTAATTCTATTTTGGCTCAAATTTTGTACCGAAATAAAgttgttttctcattttctgCATCAAACATAAAACTCTTGTTTAATCTGTAGTTCGAACTTTAAGCAATATACTCACAATCTTCTTACCATTTTATTTACAGTAATTATTAAGTTGCATCAATTTTTAGCGAGCACCATCTCTAGCGATAAAGTTGCATGGCGCAAGATGGAAGGCCAAAACCAGAGGTTCTTACTTCTCACAGAGGGGAGGAAGCAACATTGGCAAGATCTTACCCGTTGAAATGAAGTGATGGTATTGCCCACAGGTAGGATCTCATTAACCCAGATGTCACATCTTTCATCCCCAACCTTAAAGTCTCCGAAATCACCCTTGAGATCCTTAAACCGAGGTGTTTATCAAGTATattttccttaaaacagattcacCATCTTCGATATGTGCTTCGAGGATTTAACCGGACGACTGTTTCTCAAGATACAACAGGCAGACCTATAGCGCTGGAGAATATTTTTTACTTTAAAGATCAATGGAATGGATTACACCATTAGCATAGAATTTGAAAGTTGCAGAGGAGAAAGGGTGCTTCGATGGAAAAATGTCCGGATCTTGGAATACAAAGGGATAAAATGTTTGTTATAAAAATGAACGAAGGGGAAGGCGGGGTTGGCTCTTGGGCCAATTATTTTCgtatgaaattaattaattaatataattgtgAATCCATATTTAATgcatttttcatatttgtttACCCTTTTCAGGGAAATTAAtttattgtaaaaataaaatattgttaaTTTCACttcaaatattaattaaatttaacatTCTCAATCAATAAGTCGCAATATCCCAACTCAACACTAATTTTCTCTCctggaaatgaatgaaacaaGAATTTACTTATCTATTTTCATTTTATTCTCTCAACTTTCCCATTCCTCAGTCACCTTGGACCTGAAAGCTCCATGCAATGAGCATCATAGTCATTATCCTTGGTCAGTGTCGTACCAAACATGCTCGACTGATTGTGATCAACGTCCTCTTTTCCGGGGGAAGACATTGATCGTGACTTCCTGTTCTCGCGTGAAAAATTTGTGGCAGTATTGACGTAATTATGCACGGCTGCCCACTTTTCGGCGAGGCCATCACCTTCCAGCATTCGGACAACATCAGACATTTTGGGACGATGGGCAGGCAGGTTTTGAGTACAGAGTAGAGCCACTTGTAACATCTCCCCTACCTCAATCCTGTCGAAGTTAATACCCAATTCTCGGTCCACCAATAACTCCACTTTCTTTTCTTGCTGTATCTGCTTAACCTGCATTCAAACGATGAGTTGAAGACAATTAATGAACAAGCAAATAGGTATTTATTAATGCCATCACAGCAAATGAACCACACATATTTCATTATGTTTTCTTTAACCTCGTCCAACCTATCATATTTGTGCAATGCTTGAACTGGCAAATGTAATGCTCACATACCCATTCGAGCACAGCTCCTTTCTGCTTCGCCCATTTTCCAAACTCAAGTGCTCTCATTCCAGTGATGAGTTCTAACAGGAGAATTCCGAATCCAAAGACATCAGTTTTCTCGGACGACTGACCAGTTGAGAGGTATTCCGGTGCAATATGACCGACTGTACCACGAACAGCGGTGGTTACATGAGATTCAGCATGATCAAGTAGTTTTGCAAGGCCAAAGTCACCAACAACAGCCTCAAAGAAGTCGTCTAACAGCACATTGGCAGCCTTAACGTCCCTATGGATTATCTTTGGATCACATTGCTCATGCAGATATAGAAGGCCCCTTGCAGCACCAATTGCAATGCTCTTTCTGGTGTTCCAATCTAGACCCGGTTTCCCTGCAGTTATCATACAAAAGCTCTTGATTACAAATATGAATAAATTTCCTAGAACTAAGGAGCCACATTTTCAGTCAAAGTAAAATAAACACAAGCCTTTCTAGGGCCATGGCTTGATAATTCAGCCGATCATTTCActgtttttaaaagtttaaGGTCAATGAgcactttaaaaaaaatgatcatCAAAATGTATCCATTTTATTCATGCTAATTACCCAAAACTTTGTAATAttagatttgatattatacagATCATTTTGAATAGATTGAGAAGTAAATTCCGATCATAAGATCCGCCTTGTGGATTTGGGCATATCATGTCATAATTGTGCAATAATATCAAAATCCTGTGGCATCAAGAAAATTATCAGATgaattatattgatttttgggtaactCTCATAGTAAATACTAAATGCTGACATTACAATTGCATAACAAAGCACAAAAAGAACCAGAAAGATTCTTTGTTATCTTGAAACATATCAAATGCAGTTGAATGGGCCCTGTTCCTAACTCACATGGCCTAAAGTTGGAAGTGACTTCAATCCCAACTGATACTGAGGTCCACCACAAGTTCATTGGTTACATGATTTATGCATTGCTTTCTACCTAATAACGATTTAGTTGAGTGGTAGTGACACATAGTCTATAACTGACAAAAGCCGCGATGTCTTTTAAATTACATGTAAAATGCACAGTATTCTCCCTAGCAACTTCTCTGCTTCTATCCTTGTCTCTAGTAATTATTAATATAAGTCACTGGGAGAGTCAACAGCAAAAGACTAAAATATAATTCGAAAAATCTAAAGGAAAGGTTACCACCTCTAAGCCTTGCCGCGACACTGCCATTAGACATGTAAGGATACACAAGAAGCCTTTCATTAGGTGTGACACAGTATCCAATAATGCGAAGCAAATTCCGGTGAACAGCTAGGCTGATCATCTCTAATTCAGTCCTAAACTGTGATTCTCCAGTGGTTCCTGTCAAATCTTTTAGTCGCTTCACCGCCACCAGCGTCCCATCTGCCAACTTTCCCCTGTAAACGTTGCCAAATCCTCCTGTGCCAAGGATGTTCTTCGAACTGTAATTGTCTGTAGCATGCTGGAGTTCCTTAAATGTGAAGCATCTAAGATTTCCAAGACTTATAAGATCCTCCTCTTGAACGTCTAATGATAGAATATAATATCGATTAGATATTAGAAACATGAGTGAACACGATATACTACTATACTTGGGTGAAATCAACTACCTGTAGAGTTTAAAATGGATTGCGTTCTCTTCGCGTTTCTTTTCCAAACTAGAAATCCTAACGCAACGACTAAGATTAATACAAAGCTGAGGCTCAGTCCAAGTGCAATTAATAGTTTCATGGAACTCGACCGGCCTGGATTTatgcaaagaaaataaattacaattgtaaaaagaaaacaaaatattcttGGATAAAAACATGAATGCATAGAGAATTAATAATTTACCAGATGACGGATCCATGGTAAACGAAAGAGAGCTAGCCAAGATTGATCCAGAACATTTTTCACTGGAGTGACTCCCACAAATTAAAGGGTTACCCAATGTGCTGCAACATAAATCCATTACAACCAAAAAATGacaaaacaaaaacaatatttttcatgcattatgaatgattatatatatataaaaataaagtcAATATTATCAATAGTAAAGAGTTGTGCAGAGAATCCATACTTAAATGTTTTGGTATGAAAAGTGGGCACTGGTCCACTAAGATTGTTGTAGGACAGATCCCTGCGCATAAATTCAACAAATTCAGAACCTCCTGTGATTCACATGTTGAAACGAATACCAGATATAAATTCTATAACTAATCAGACAACATGAtgaacaacaaaaacaaaatgtggAATTTAAATAAGATAGAGTGCTCATACTCACAAGAAAGCAAGTTGGGGTAGACTGGCTAAAACCAGAGGAAGATCCCCACTCAAGCAATTGTTATTGAACCTCCTATACATTACAAGACAAATTACGACCATAAGGCAGACCGAATAGGGTCATAGAAAGGGATGTAAGTCAAGGGTGCACTACCCAGGGTGATTAGAGACAATCAACTATCTATTCAAACATATTTTAACTTTCATGCAAAATTACATGAACAATTTCAGTATGCAGTCGTGGAAGAGTTTTCACGTAAATTTGTGTgagatattttattaattttcctTTAAATTTTAGTTTCTTCTTCCTCACAAAAAGAATCCGTGCAAGTATAAAAGCAGGGGCACAGAGAATTGCCTTCAACTCAAAATATCACCATTCTCCCAATCAAATCTATCTAAAAATTGTTTACCATATAATTCTAAACAGAAAATTCTTGCAAGAATACTGGGGAAGAATTACACTCACAGATACTGGAGATGATTCAAGGAACCCAATGACTTGGGAATATGACCAGAAAACTTGTTACTAGAGAGATCCAATGTTTGAAGACTGGAAAGATGGCCTAATTCTTCTGGAATATGCCcagaaatattattattttgcaAGAGTCTGCAGatagaaacatgaaaatttCAGAACCAAGCCACACTAAAGGGCTTATTCACGATTAAGAATCACCACATGTGAAAAGTTTCGACAATTTGCTTACACTTGTTTGAGGTTTGTGAGGTTTGCTATCATCCCTGACAAAGAACCTGATAAACCTTGGCTAGGAGCTCCCCTGCACAAAATTCATTCACAATTCTAAACAAGAAGACAGTTGCAGGCAAatgtttcttttttctttacaCGGCAGTGAATTCAAAACATATAAACACACATAAATATgcgcacacacacatatatataccacttattaatcaaaagtatttaaAAAGCAAAAAACAAGAATACTCACAAAGCAGTGACAAGATTATCAGAATTACAAGTGATCATAGACCAGCTACAAGGGTCAACAGAATCCTCATCCCAGTTGCTCAGAACTCCGCGAGGATCATCCAAACTTTCCTTTATACCAATCAAAGCTTCCACTGAAACCCAGAAAACATCCAAAAGAATCAGTTTCAGTTTACTAaagataatttttatttatttatttttacatttcaaGATTCCCTTAATATCATTTCAGCATTGGAGTCTACTACATACCTTCAGGATTGCGAGCTTGAAATGAAAGTGCTGTAAAGAAGAAACACGCGAGAAAACAGAGAAAAACGAGACATTTTCTGGGAATACGAGGCATGATTTCAAGAAACCATGAAGCAAGAAACAGCACAGAGAGCTGAGAAAATTTGTAACTTGACCAAAGAAAGACCATGTATTCAGTATGTTAGAACGCTACTAATTACTTGTTTTTCTTTGTTTCCTTCCTTTTTCTCTCTCACTGTCACCCACATAACTTTATTCAAAGCAACCATCTTTTACTCTATTGAACTCCCCTCTTTTTTGAGTATTTTTAGTCTTTAGACCCTCTTTTTCATCTTTTGAACGAGGGGGGTTGGGCGTCGAGGG from the Primulina tabacum isolate GXHZ01 chromosome 16, ASM2559414v2, whole genome shotgun sequence genome contains:
- the LOC142528699 gene encoding putative LRR receptor-like serine/threonine-protein kinase At2g23950 isoform X2, translating into MVFLWSSYKFSQLSVLFLASWFLEIMPRIPRKCLVFLCFLACFFFTALSFQARNPEVEALIGIKESLDDPRGVLSNWDEDSVDPCSWSMITCNSDNLVTALGAPSQGLSGSLSGMIANLTNLKQVLLQNNNISGHIPEELGHLSSLQTLDLSSNKFSGHIPKSLGSLNHLQYLDLSYNNLSGPVPTFHTKTFNTLGNPLICGSHSSEKCSGSILASSLSFTMDPSSGRSSSMKLLIALGLSLSFVLILVVALGFLVWKRNAKRTQSILNSTDVQEEDLISLGNLRCFTFKELQHATDNYSSKNILGTGGFGNVYRGKLADGTLVAVKRLKDLTGTTGESQFRTELEMISLAVHRNLLRIIGYCVTPNERLLVYPYMSNGSVAARLRGKPGLDWNTRKSIAIGAARGLLYLHEQCDPKIIHRDVKAANVLLDDFFEAVVGDFGLAKLLDHAESHVTTAVRGTVGHIAPEYLSTGQSSEKTDVFGFGILLLELITGMRALEFGKWAKQKGAVLEWVKQIQQEKKVELLVDRELGINFDRIEVGEMLQVALLCTQNLPAHRPKMSDVVRMLEGDGLAEKWAAVHNYVNTATNFSRENRKSRSMSSPGKEDVDHNQSSMFGTTLTKDNDYDAHCMELSGPR
- the LOC142528699 gene encoding putative LRR receptor-like serine/threonine-protein kinase At2g23950 isoform X1; this encodes MVFLWSSYKFSQLSVLFLASWFLEIMPRIPRKCLVFLCFLACFFFTALSFQARNPEVEALIGIKESLDDPRGVLSNWDEDSVDPCSWSMITCNSDNLVTALGAPSQGLSGSLSGMIANLTNLKQVLLQNNNISGHIPEELGHLSSLQTLDLSSNKFSGHIPKSLGSLNHLQYLRFNNNCLSGDLPLVLASLPQLAFLDLSYNNLSGPVPTFHTKTFNTLGNPLICGSHSSEKCSGSILASSLSFTMDPSSGRSSSMKLLIALGLSLSFVLILVVALGFLVWKRNAKRTQSILNSTDVQEEDLISLGNLRCFTFKELQHATDNYSSKNILGTGGFGNVYRGKLADGTLVAVKRLKDLTGTTGESQFRTELEMISLAVHRNLLRIIGYCVTPNERLLVYPYMSNGSVAARLRGKPGLDWNTRKSIAIGAARGLLYLHEQCDPKIIHRDVKAANVLLDDFFEAVVGDFGLAKLLDHAESHVTTAVRGTVGHIAPEYLSTGQSSEKTDVFGFGILLLELITGMRALEFGKWAKQKGAVLEWVKQIQQEKKVELLVDRELGINFDRIEVGEMLQVALLCTQNLPAHRPKMSDVVRMLEGDGLAEKWAAVHNYVNTATNFSRENRKSRSMSSPGKEDVDHNQSSMFGTTLTKDNDYDAHCMELSGPR